The stretch of DNA CCGGCAGGCGATCGCCGACGCCATCCGCGCTTGCCATGAGGCGGGTGGCGGGCGCGTCGTCGTTCCGGAGGGCGAGTGGTACTGCAAAGGACCGATTCATCTGTTGTCGAGGGTCAACCTACATTTGAACAAGGGGGCGACGCTCCAGTTCAGCAACGACCCCGACGACTTCTTGCCGGAAGTCCACACTCGCTTCGAGGGGACCGAGGTGATGATGTGGTCGCCGCCGATCTACGCGTTCGAGCAGCACGACATAGCGATCACCGGCGAAGGGGTCATCGACGGCGGCGCCGACGACGAGCACTGGTGGGTCTGGAAGCGGAGCGGCGCGACGGACATCAAGCGACTCGGCGAGATGGGCGAGAAGGGCGTGCCGGTGAGCGAACGCCGCTTCGGCGGCTCGCAGCTGCGCGTCAACTTCGTGCAGCCCTACCGCTGCGAGCGTGTGCTGATCGAGGGGATCACCGTTCACCGCTCGCCCATGTGGTGCCTCAATCCGGTGCTCTGCAAGAACGTCACGGTGCGCGGCGTGACGGTCGATAGCCACGGCCCGAACAACGACGGATGCAACCCCGAGTCGTGCTCGGGCGTGTTGATCGAAGGCTGCTTCTTCGACACGGGCGACGACTGCATCGCGATCAAGAGCGGCCGCAACGCCGACGGCCGGCGCGTAGGAGCGCCGAGCGAGAATATCGTCGTCCGCAACTGCACGATGCGCGACGGCCACGGCGGCGTGGTGCTCGGCAGCGAGATGTCGGGCGGCATCCGCAACGTGTTCGTTGAGGACTGCGAGATGGACTCCCCGAATCTCGAACGCGCGATCCGTCTGAAGAGCAATTCGATGCGTGGCGGTTACTTGCGCAACATGCAGGTCCGCAACATCCGCGTCGGCGAGGTGAGCGACGCCGTCTTCCGGATCAACCTCGTCTACAGCGAACCCGAGTCGGGCCCCTACCCGCCGGCGGTGAGCGATGTCGTGCTAGAGAACGTCACCGCG from Botrimarina mediterranea encodes:
- a CDS encoding glycoside hydrolase family 28 protein gives rise to the protein MRKLVGCVAIAVFLSASDLRAEESPGWDDVPTIVAAIEAPLIPDGDFPVTDHGAKPDGKTDCRQAIADAIRACHEAGGGRVVVPEGEWYCKGPIHLLSRVNLHLNKGATLQFSNDPDDFLPEVHTRFEGTEVMMWSPPIYAFEQHDIAITGEGVIDGGADDEHWWVWKRSGATDIKRLGEMGEKGVPVSERRFGGSQLRVNFVQPYRCERVLIEGITVHRSPMWCLNPVLCKNVTVRGVTVDSHGPNNDGCNPESCSGVLIEGCFFDTGDDCIAIKSGRNADGRRVGAPSENIVVRNCTMRDGHGGVVLGSEMSGGIRNVFVEDCEMDSPNLERAIRLKSNSMRGGYLRNMQVRNIRVGEVSDAVFRINLVYSEPESGPYPPAVSDVVLENVTAEKCKRPMHLVGLAESPIQGLTIKNCRFGGAKQASLIEHVADLKLEYYSQPEK